In Brevundimonas subvibrioides, a genomic segment contains:
- a CDS encoding TerC family protein, protein MLDSITPLLSDPAAWAALVTLVVMEVVLGIDNLIFISILSNKLPEKDRQKVRRIGIALALLMRLGLLSIIAWLVGLVQPVFSVMGNEFSWKDLILIAGGLFLIWKATKEIHHTVDPTPSHDVLDKKDVMISNAGSAIVQIIILDLVFSIDSILTAVGMTEHLPIMVVAVLAAVTVMLLAADPLANFIARNPTVVMLALGFLLMIGLVLIADGFGVHVPKGYIYAAMAFSAGVEALNMLGRAATSKKEQALHARGVADRAEAEARAAEARAAADPNG, encoded by the coding sequence ATGCTCGATTCGATCACTCCCCTGCTGAGCGACCCCGCCGCCTGGGCCGCCCTCGTCACGCTCGTCGTGATGGAGGTGGTGCTGGGGATCGACAATCTGATCTTCATCTCGATCCTGTCGAACAAACTGCCCGAGAAGGATCGCCAGAAGGTGCGGCGCATCGGCATCGCCCTGGCCCTCCTCATGCGGCTGGGCCTGCTCTCGATCATCGCCTGGCTGGTCGGGCTGGTGCAGCCTGTCTTCAGCGTCATGGGCAATGAATTCTCGTGGAAGGATCTGATCCTGATCGCGGGCGGGCTGTTCCTGATCTGGAAGGCCACCAAGGAAATCCACCACACGGTCGATCCCACGCCCTCGCATGACGTCCTCGACAAGAAGGACGTGATGATCTCCAACGCCGGGTCCGCGATCGTCCAGATCATCATTCTGGACCTGGTCTTCTCGATCGACTCCATCCTGACGGCCGTCGGCATGACCGAGCACCTGCCGATCATGGTCGTGGCCGTGCTGGCCGCCGTGACCGTCATGCTGCTGGCCGCCGATCCGCTGGCCAACTTCATCGCCAGGAACCCGACCGTGGTCATGCTGGCCCTGGGCTTCCTGTTGATGATCGGCCTGGTCCTGATCGCGGACGGCTTCGGGGTTCATGTGCCCAAGGGCTACATCTATGCCGCCATGGCCTTCTCGGCCGGCGTGGAGGCGCTGAACATGCTGGGTCGGGCCGCGACGTCAAAGAAGGAGCAGGCCCTCCACGCGCGCGGCGTGGCCGACCGGGCCGAGGCCGAGGCCCGGGCCGCGGAGGCCCGCGCCGCCGCCGATCCGAACGGATGA
- a CDS encoding alpha/beta hydrolase family protein codes for MFRIASVLIAATLLSASAARAQAPTPPPLDIYGRLPAFELASLSADGERLALVTTEGEQRLMLIHTVPGGVILGGARIGDAKVRDLSWVGDGHVLAVTSSTQRLPTGDQAELSFGQVYSLETRRITSVFERLPGVLRILYSFGAYRIDGQPRVVIEAQSGDDYNLDLYAIDPVSMNPRRLEENARNTRGYVLSADGRRLVRYSYREETGLWALQAKQPNGLWTTIWSTTALLDRPVIGGEGPDGDSVTIFAKPDEASAKVWRLMGLDGTWRPLPFEGEPDSLIYHPATGRLIGAAWREAEGWRYEFSDPAAARVWRSIGRAFEGRNPQLASWSDDLRQAIVFTSNSTDAGTFSFVDLDAGRADVLGEQYPQITADQVGEVRPISYPAADGLTIPGYLTLPPGVTDPQGLPLVVLPHGGPAVRDELQFDWWAQALASRGYAVLQPNFRGSSGLGQAHLEAGYGEWGRKMQTDLSDGVRYLATQGVIDPARVCIVGASYGGYAALAGATLDPGIYRCAVSVAGVSDLRAMLRWTEDRMGQNANAANRYWNRFMGARNASDQSLDARSPVLLAAQADASILLIHGRDDTVVPFSQSTAMAAALRGAGKPVELVELDGEDHWLSRADTRQRMLSATVAFIEANNPAN; via the coding sequence ATGTTTCGTATCGCTTCGGTTCTGATCGCCGCGACGCTGCTGTCCGCCTCCGCCGCACGCGCCCAGGCGCCGACCCCGCCTCCCCTCGACATCTACGGACGGCTTCCAGCGTTCGAACTGGCTTCCCTGTCTGCGGACGGCGAGCGGCTGGCGCTTGTTACCACCGAGGGCGAACAGCGCCTTATGCTGATCCACACGGTTCCGGGTGGCGTGATTCTGGGCGGTGCCCGCATCGGCGACGCCAAGGTGCGCGATCTGTCGTGGGTGGGCGATGGGCACGTGCTGGCCGTGACCTCATCGACCCAGAGGTTGCCGACAGGCGATCAGGCGGAGCTCTCCTTCGGGCAGGTCTACAGCCTCGAGACGCGCAGGATCACCTCGGTGTTCGAGCGCCTGCCCGGCGTTCTGCGTATTCTCTACTCCTTCGGGGCTTATCGCATCGATGGTCAGCCGCGCGTCGTGATCGAGGCCCAGAGCGGCGACGACTACAACCTCGACCTCTACGCCATCGATCCGGTGTCGATGAACCCAAGGCGACTGGAGGAAAATGCCCGTAATACGCGGGGTTACGTCTTGAGCGCCGATGGTCGTCGCCTTGTTCGCTACAGTTATCGCGAAGAGACGGGCCTATGGGCCCTGCAGGCAAAACAACCCAATGGCCTCTGGACCACCATCTGGTCGACCACCGCCCTTCTCGATCGCCCCGTGATCGGTGGCGAGGGGCCGGATGGCGACAGCGTCACGATTTTCGCCAAGCCGGACGAGGCCTCCGCCAAGGTTTGGCGACTGATGGGACTGGACGGCACCTGGCGGCCTTTGCCGTTCGAAGGCGAGCCCGACAGCCTGATCTACCACCCGGCCACGGGGCGGTTGATCGGCGCGGCCTGGCGCGAGGCCGAGGGCTGGCGTTATGAGTTCAGCGACCCCGCAGCCGCAAGGGTCTGGCGCTCGATCGGGCGGGCCTTCGAGGGCCGTAACCCACAGCTGGCATCATGGAGCGACGACCTGCGACAGGCCATTGTCTTTACCTCCAACTCGACCGACGCCGGCACCTTCAGCTTCGTTGATCTGGACGCGGGCCGCGCCGACGTGCTTGGCGAGCAGTATCCACAGATCACAGCCGATCAGGTGGGCGAGGTCCGGCCGATTTCCTATCCGGCGGCCGACGGCCTGACGATCCCCGGCTATCTCACCCTGCCGCCGGGCGTCACCGACCCGCAGGGCCTTCCGCTGGTGGTCCTGCCTCACGGTGGCCCGGCGGTGCGCGACGAACTTCAGTTCGACTGGTGGGCCCAGGCCCTGGCCTCGCGCGGCTATGCGGTGCTGCAGCCAAACTTCCGGGGCTCGTCGGGCCTCGGACAGGCCCATCTGGAGGCTGGCTATGGCGAGTGGGGCAGGAAGATGCAGACCGATCTGTCGGATGGCGTCCGGTATCTGGCGACCCAGGGTGTGATCGACCCGGCGCGGGTCTGTATCGTCGGAGCCAGCTACGGCGGATACGCCGCCCTGGCTGGGGCGACCCTGGACCCCGGCATTTATCGCTGCGCCGTCTCGGTCGCGGGGGTGTCGGACCTGCGGGCGATGCTGCGCTGGACGGAGGATCGGATGGGTCAGAACGCCAATGCCGCCAATCGCTACTGGAATCGATTCATGGGGGCCCGGAACGCTTCGGACCAGTCGCTGGACGCGCGCTCGCCGGTCCTCCTGGCCGCGCAGGCCGATGCGTCGATCCTGCTGATTCACGGACGTGACGACACCGTGGTGCCTTTCAGTCAAAGCACGGCCATGGCTGCAGCGCTGCGTGGCGCCGGCAAGCCCGTCGAACTGGTCGAACTGGACGGAGAGGATCATTGGCTTTCGCGGGCGGATACACGCCAACGCATGTTGAGCGCCACAGTGGCCTTTATCGAAGCCAACAATCCGGCCAACTGA
- a CDS encoding universal stress protein: MPRKFLVVVDDSPEFEAALRYAARRARSTGGRVALLRIIPGGSDEQWAGVREQIQREQRAEAEALLTRLGEEAQTRSGAAPIFLIEEGEPQAAIRKVCGEDPDIKILVLAAGGGSRGPGPLVSGVLKQGAAFGGRKLPVTIVPGELTDAEIEDLA, encoded by the coding sequence ATGCCCAGAAAGTTCCTGGTCGTCGTTGACGACAGCCCCGAGTTCGAGGCGGCGCTGCGCTATGCCGCCCGGCGAGCCCGGTCGACTGGCGGCCGGGTCGCTCTGCTGCGGATCATCCCCGGCGGGTCGGACGAGCAGTGGGCGGGCGTGCGCGAACAGATCCAGCGCGAGCAGCGGGCCGAGGCCGAAGCCTTGCTGACCCGTCTTGGCGAGGAGGCGCAGACCCGGTCCGGGGCCGCGCCCATCTTCCTGATCGAGGAGGGCGAACCCCAGGCCGCGATCCGCAAGGTCTGCGGCGAGGACCCGGACATCAAGATCCTGGTGCTGGCGGCCGGCGGTGGGTCGCGCGGACCCGGGCCGCTGGTGTCGGGCGTGCTGAAGCAGGGCGCGGCCTTCGGGGGTCGCAAGCTGCCGGTCACCATCGTGCCGGGCGAACTGACGGATGCCGAGATCGAGGATCTGGCGTAG
- the infC gene encoding translation initiation factor IF-3, translated as MNQPPTKDGPPMNQDIRAPRVLLIDQNGEKQGVMPTSAALEAAEEAGMDLVQIVSTSEPPVAKILDYGKFRFQEQKKKAEARKRQKVVELKEIKLRPNIDVHDYEVKAKAMHRFFDEGDKVKVTLRFRGREMAHPELGMKLLNKVQADFDEIAKVEYAPRMEGRQMIMILAPK; from the coding sequence ATGAACCAGCCGCCCACCAAGGACGGCCCCCCTATGAACCAGGACATCCGCGCACCGCGCGTTCTGCTGATCGATCAGAACGGCGAGAAGCAGGGGGTGATGCCGACATCCGCCGCGCTGGAGGCCGCCGAGGAGGCGGGCATGGATCTGGTTCAGATCGTCTCGACGTCGGAGCCGCCCGTCGCCAAGATCCTCGATTACGGCAAGTTCCGCTTCCAGGAGCAGAAGAAGAAGGCTGAGGCCCGCAAGCGCCAGAAGGTCGTCGAGCTGAAAGAGATCAAGCTCCGCCCGAACATCGACGTCCACGACTATGAGGTGAAGGCCAAGGCCATGCACCGCTTCTTCGACGAGGGCGACAAGGTCAAGGTGACCCTGCGGTTCCGCGGCCGCGAGATGGCCCACCCCGAACTGGGCATGAAGCTGCTGAACAAGGTCCAGGCCGACTTCGACGAGATCGCCAAGGTCGAATATGCGCCCCGCATGGAAGGCCGCCAGATGATCATGATCCTGGCGCCGAAGTAA
- a CDS encoding glycosyltransferase family 9 protein, producing the protein MSNKVLFVTSNRIGDCVISSGILREIARQVPGAEITVACGRPPAPFFRSVPGVERVIVLDKKKAAGHWLELWRQVVGTRWALVIDIRGSALAYLVRADRRVVYNRRWETGLPKVEMVSRLMGSDRPLEPELFIDDRARAEAAAVIDPQLETVPGPIIAPPIMALAPIAHQPGKSWPANRWGELVERLKAEPRFEGWRFMPVGGPGDRPPATPALEAAGPRGIDCVGRGDILCSAAAIDRAALFVGNDSGLMHVAAAAGKPTLGLFGPTEWWLYGPRGPRTAIAASNPNRGEFAPIEALTTQRVFEAVIALHDRWIGDQPPVTP; encoded by the coding sequence ATGAGCAACAAGGTCCTGTTCGTCACCTCCAACCGCATCGGCGACTGCGTGATCTCGTCGGGGATCCTGCGAGAGATCGCGCGTCAGGTACCCGGGGCCGAAATCACCGTCGCCTGTGGTCGCCCGCCCGCGCCCTTCTTCCGCTCGGTGCCGGGGGTGGAGCGGGTCATCGTGCTGGACAAGAAGAAGGCCGCCGGACACTGGCTGGAGCTGTGGCGACAGGTCGTCGGCACCCGCTGGGCCCTGGTGATCGACATTCGCGGATCGGCCCTGGCCTATCTGGTCCGGGCCGACCGGCGGGTGGTCTACAACCGGCGCTGGGAGACCGGACTGCCCAAGGTGGAGATGGTCTCGCGCCTGATGGGATCCGACCGGCCGCTGGAGCCGGAGCTCTTCATCGACGACCGGGCCCGGGCCGAGGCGGCGGCCGTGATCGACCCGCAGCTGGAGACGGTGCCCGGCCCGATCATCGCGCCCCCCATCATGGCATTGGCGCCCATCGCCCATCAGCCGGGCAAGAGCTGGCCCGCCAACCGCTGGGGCGAGCTGGTCGAGAGGCTGAAGGCCGAGCCGCGCTTCGAGGGCTGGCGGTTCATGCCCGTGGGCGGACCCGGCGACCGGCCGCCCGCGACCCCGGCGCTGGAGGCGGCCGGTCCGCGCGGTATCGATTGCGTGGGCCGGGGCGACATCCTGTGTTCGGCCGCCGCCATCGACCGGGCGGCCCTGTTCGTGGGCAACGATTCCGGCCTGATGCATGTGGCCGCCGCAGCGGGGAAACCGACCCTGGGTCTGTTCGGCCCGACCGAATGGTGGCTGTACGGTCCGCGCGGCCCGCGCACCGCGATCGCCGCCTCCAACCCGAACCGGGGCGAGTTCGCGCCCATCGAGGCCCTGACCACCCAGCGTGTCTTCGAGGCCGTGATCGCGCTGCATGACCGCTGGATTGGCGACCAGCCCCCCGTCACGCCTTGA
- the rplT gene encoding 50S ribosomal protein L20 → MARVKRGVVSHARHKKVLEQAKGFSGRRKNTIRTAKAAVDRAGQYAYRDRRINKRNFRALWIQRINAAARQEGFTYSQFMHGLSKAGIELDRKVLAAIAMDGTGFADIAAKVRDALK, encoded by the coding sequence ATGGCTCGCGTCAAACGCGGCGTCGTTTCACACGCCAGACACAAGAAGGTTCTCGAACAGGCCAAGGGCTTTTCGGGTCGCCGCAAGAACACCATCCGCACGGCCAAGGCCGCCGTCGACCGCGCCGGGCAGTACGCCTATCGCGACCGCCGCATCAACAAGCGCAACTTCCGCGCCCTGTGGATCCAGCGCATCAATGCCGCCGCCCGTCAGGAAGGCTTCACCTACAGCCAGTTCATGCACGGCCTGTCCAAGGCCGGGATCGAACTGGACCGCAAGGTCCTCGCCGCGATCGCGATGGACGGCACGGGCTTCGCCGACATCGCCGCCAAGGTGCGCGACGCGCTGAAGTAG
- the rpmI gene encoding 50S ribosomal protein L35 has product MPKLKTKSGAKKRFKFTATGKVKAGVAGKRHRLISHNSKYIRQNRGTSVMADADARKIKSYMPYA; this is encoded by the coding sequence ATGCCCAAATTGAAGACGAAGTCAGGCGCCAAGAAGCGCTTCAAATTCACCGCGACAGGCAAGGTCAAGGCCGGGGTTGCGGGCAAGCGTCACCGCTTGATCAGCCATAACTCCAAATACATCCGCCAGAACCGCGGCACCTCGGTCATGGCCGACGCCGACGCCAGGAAGATCAAGTCCTACATGCCGTACGCCTGA
- a CDS encoding alpha/beta hydrolase family protein — translation MSRWSSAFVRLFAVGLMLGVPQAATARTVPQETAAEVPPLAAYGALPSLEFVQLSRSGRRLAFISVVGERRILSVIDTTPVVSLGRLEVGDAKVRDLRWIDDDHVLITSSTTQTLPEIGIFRRELSIGQIYDLTAQRVVQMLEPTAGLFPVLMGPVDVATVDGNPAVFVRTHSFQSPRGRDLYRVDPRSGRARRAEAMERDVDEYVLDSSGQSVARSRYDERTQVWSLHLRQEGELQETWRTTAPIDLPSLQGLGLNGDSVIVAADRPDLGREGREDADFFDVSLATGVWRPLRFDFEPTALIFHPGSGRLIGASRLEDDGRDYLFADDEAARLWASVKEAFPGTRPSLSSWSDDLRSAVVFTSGSGDSGSYHLVDGGAGTVVTVGQAYAGVPPSAVGPIAPLSYTAADGLEIHGYLTTPPGREARSLPLVVLVHGGPASRDRYEFDWWGQALASRGYAVLQVNFRGSTGYGEAFLEAGFGEWGRKMQTDLSDGVRHLTALGIVDPGRVCIVGASYGGYAALAGPTLDRGVYRCAVSVAGVSDLRQMVDYAADRGTRRDNDSVRYWNRFMGGDGPRDRSLDARSPARLADQADAPILLIHGRDDTVVPISQSRAMAEALRQAGKPVELMELEGEDHWLSRSDTRLRMLTASVAFLQHNNPPD, via the coding sequence ATGTCCAGGTGGTCTTCGGCGTTCGTTAGGCTGTTTGCCGTCGGGCTGATGTTGGGGGTGCCACAGGCGGCGACAGCCCGGACGGTACCACAGGAGACGGCGGCCGAGGTTCCCCCGCTGGCCGCATACGGTGCCCTGCCGTCGCTCGAATTCGTTCAGCTTTCGCGCTCCGGTCGGCGTCTGGCCTTCATCTCGGTGGTGGGGGAGCGGCGCATTCTGTCGGTCATCGACACGACGCCGGTCGTCTCGCTGGGTCGATTGGAGGTCGGCGACGCCAAGGTGCGGGACCTGCGATGGATCGACGACGATCATGTGCTGATCACCAGTTCAACCACCCAGACCCTGCCCGAGATCGGCATCTTCCGTCGCGAACTGAGCATAGGCCAGATCTATGATCTCACCGCGCAGCGCGTGGTCCAGATGCTGGAACCGACCGCAGGCCTGTTTCCGGTCCTGATGGGGCCGGTCGACGTGGCCACAGTCGATGGCAATCCAGCTGTGTTCGTCCGAACCCATTCGTTCCAGAGCCCGCGCGGTCGGGATCTCTATCGCGTCGATCCACGATCGGGTCGGGCGCGCCGGGCAGAGGCGATGGAACGCGACGTGGACGAATACGTCCTGGACTCATCCGGTCAGTCCGTTGCCCGTAGCCGGTACGATGAACGAACCCAGGTCTGGAGCCTGCATCTGCGGCAGGAAGGGGAGCTCCAGGAAACATGGCGTACGACGGCACCGATCGACCTGCCGTCCTTGCAGGGGCTGGGGTTGAACGGCGACAGCGTCATCGTCGCCGCCGATCGGCCGGATCTCGGCCGGGAGGGTCGGGAAGACGCCGATTTCTTCGACGTCAGTCTGGCCACGGGCGTCTGGCGACCGCTCCGGTTCGATTTTGAGCCGACCGCCCTTATCTTCCATCCCGGCTCGGGCCGTCTGATCGGGGCATCCCGACTTGAAGACGATGGGCGGGACTATCTGTTCGCGGACGATGAGGCCGCCCGCTTGTGGGCTTCGGTCAAAGAGGCGTTTCCCGGCACCCGGCCGTCGCTGAGCAGCTGGAGCGACGATCTTCGTTCAGCGGTCGTCTTCACCAGCGGTTCGGGCGATTCCGGTTCCTATCACCTCGTGGATGGGGGTGCCGGGACCGTCGTGACCGTCGGCCAGGCCTACGCCGGTGTCCCGCCGTCGGCGGTCGGACCCATCGCCCCCCTGTCCTATACGGCGGCCGATGGTCTTGAAATCCACGGTTATCTGACGACGCCCCCGGGTCGGGAGGCGCGGTCCCTTCCACTGGTCGTCCTCGTGCACGGCGGACCCGCGTCCCGCGACAGGTATGAGTTCGATTGGTGGGGCCAGGCCCTGGCATCCCGTGGTTACGCGGTGCTGCAGGTCAACTTCAGGGGATCGACCGGTTATGGCGAAGCCTTTCTCGAGGCCGGCTTTGGCGAATGGGGGCGGAAGATGCAGACCGACCTGTCGGACGGGGTCCGCCACCTGACGGCGCTGGGGATCGTGGACCCCGGTCGCGTCTGTATCGTGGGGGCCAGCTATGGTGGCTATGCGGCCCTGGCGGGTCCGACGCTGGACCGGGGCGTCTATCGCTGCGCCGTCAGCGTCGCCGGCGTCTCCGATCTGCGCCAGATGGTCGACTATGCGGCCGACCGCGGCACCCGTCGCGACAACGACAGCGTCCGCTACTGGAACCGGTTCATGGGCGGTGACGGCCCCAGAGATCGGTCCCTGGATGCGCGATCTCCGGCCCGGCTGGCCGACCAGGCGGACGCGCCCATCCTGCTGATCCATGGTCGGGACGATACCGTCGTGCCGATCTCGCAGAGCCGCGCCATGGCGGAGGCCTTGCGGCAGGCGGGCAAGCCGGTGGAGCTGATGGAACTCGAGGGCGAAGACCACTGGCTGTCACGCTCGGACACGCGTCTGCGCATGCTGACCGCTTCGGTGGCCTTTCTCCAGCACAACAATCCGCCCGACTGA
- a CDS encoding NifU family protein gives MFIQTEPTPNPNALKFLPGRDVAPGGSREFLSIDQATASPLAEALFQIEDVTGVFFGGDHISVTRAGHGRDWSEMKPEILSVIMDHFVSGVPLMRDSADAVDPAEEDSDIVAEIKSLLDSRIRPAVAQDGGDILFDAFDEESGVLRLRMRGACAGCPSSAMTLKAGVEQMMRHYVPEVTSVEQVI, from the coding sequence ATGTTCATCCAGACCGAACCGACCCCGAACCCCAATGCGCTGAAGTTCCTGCCGGGACGCGATGTGGCCCCGGGCGGCTCACGCGAATTCCTCAGCATCGACCAGGCGACGGCCTCGCCGCTCGCCGAGGCGCTGTTCCAGATCGAGGACGTGACCGGTGTCTTCTTCGGCGGCGACCATATCTCGGTCACCCGCGCCGGTCATGGCCGCGACTGGAGCGAGATGAAGCCCGAGATCCTGTCGGTGATCATGGATCACTTCGTCTCGGGCGTGCCCCTGATGCGCGACAGCGCCGATGCGGTCGACCCTGCGGAGGAAGACTCCGACATCGTGGCCGAGATCAAATCGCTGCTCGACAGCCGCATCCGCCCGGCCGTGGCCCAGGACGGCGGGGACATCCTGTTCGACGCCTTCGACGAGGAAAGCGGCGTGCTGCGCCTGCGGATGCGCGGGGCCTGCGCCGGCTGTCCGTCCTCGGCCATGACGCTGAAGGCGGGCGTCGAGCAGATGATGCGCCACTACGTCCCCGAGGTGACCAGCGTCGAGCAGGTGATCTAG
- a CDS encoding glutaminyl-peptide cyclotransferase — MRVLSLTSALIGLVVLAAAPAAPAAGAQTATAPVTQAAPQPPAPPVYGYEVVNTYPHDPEAFTQGLIYRDGVLIESTGRHPSSVRRVRLEDGVVLTRKDLAPEHFGEGLTDWADRVLTLTWQGGHGFIWDADDLDPAGTWSYEGEGWGLTHDATRIILSDGSASLRFFDPETLTQTGMVPVTYRGRPVRKLNELEYIDGEVFANVWQTNFILRIDPATGVVRGVIDLTGILPDAVEDPADDVLNGIAWDAAGRRLFVTGKNWPRLFEIRLVPRS, encoded by the coding sequence ATGCGCGTCCTGTCGCTGACATCGGCCCTGATCGGTCTGGTCGTCCTCGCGGCCGCCCCGGCCGCCCCGGCCGCCGGGGCCCAGACCGCGACGGCGCCCGTGACACAGGCCGCGCCCCAGCCGCCCGCCCCGCCGGTCTATGGCTATGAGGTCGTCAACACCTATCCGCACGATCCGGAGGCCTTCACCCAGGGGCTGATCTATCGGGACGGCGTCCTGATCGAGAGCACGGGTCGCCACCCCTCCAGCGTGCGCCGCGTGCGGCTGGAAGACGGTGTCGTGCTGACGCGGAAGGACCTGGCGCCCGAGCATTTCGGAGAGGGCCTGACCGACTGGGCCGACCGCGTCCTGACCCTGACCTGGCAGGGCGGCCATGGCTTCATCTGGGACGCCGACGACCTCGATCCCGCCGGCACCTGGTCCTATGAGGGCGAGGGCTGGGGCCTGACCCACGACGCGACCCGCATCATCCTGTCGGACGGCTCGGCCAGCCTTCGCTTCTTCGACCCCGAGACCCTGACCCAGACCGGCATGGTCCCGGTCACCTATCGCGGCCGGCCGGTGCGCAAGCTGAACGAGTTGGAGTATATCGACGGCGAGGTCTTCGCCAATGTCTGGCAGACCAACTTCATCCTGCGCATCGACCCGGCCACCGGCGTGGTCAGGGGCGTCATCGACCTGACCGGCATCCTGCCCGACGCGGTGGAGGATCCGGCCGACGACGTCCTGAACGGCATCGCCTGGGACGCGGCCGGACGCCGACTGTTCGTCACCGGCAAGAACTGGCCCAGACTGTTCGAGATCCGCCTGGTCCCGCGGAGCTAG
- a CDS encoding alpha/beta fold hydrolase produces the protein MIQTLTRPDRETLAFKRVEGTGPTVLWIGGFRSDMEGTKALALDLAARERGWTFVRYDHFAHGRSSGDWRQATIGRWREDAIGLIDSIDGPVLPVGSSMGGWISLLAALARPERMAGLVLVNPAQDFTERLMWPSLPDHVRQAILRDGEATIVEPGLGEYVLTARMFEEARDWLLLDAPIAITAPVHVLQGRADETVPWTHAMRLVERLTGGDVRLDLIEGGDHRLSAPKDLDRLIAAVAGMRG, from the coding sequence ATGATCCAGACCCTCACCCGCCCCGACCGCGAGACCCTGGCCTTCAAGCGGGTCGAGGGGACCGGCCCGACCGTTCTTTGGATCGGCGGCTTCCGCTCCGACATGGAGGGCACCAAGGCGCTGGCGCTGGACCTCGCCGCCCGCGAGCGGGGCTGGACCTTCGTCCGTTACGACCATTTCGCCCACGGGCGCTCCTCGGGCGACTGGCGACAGGCGACCATCGGGCGCTGGCGCGAGGATGCGATCGGCCTGATCGACAGCATCGACGGCCCGGTCCTCCCGGTCGGCTCGTCGATGGGGGGCTGGATCAGCCTGCTCGCCGCCCTGGCCCGGCCCGAGCGGATGGCAGGGCTGGTGCTGGTCAATCCGGCCCAGGATTTCACCGAACGCCTGATGTGGCCGTCCCTGCCCGATCACGTCCGCCAGGCCATCCTGCGCGACGGCGAGGCGACGATCGTGGAACCGGGGCTGGGCGAATACGTCCTGACGGCACGGATGTTCGAGGAGGCGCGCGACTGGCTGCTGCTGGACGCGCCCATTGCCATCACGGCTCCGGTCCATGTGCTGCAGGGTCGCGCCGACGAGACCGTGCCCTGGACCCATGCGATGCGGCTGGTGGAACGGCTGACCGGGGGCGACGTGCGGCTGGACCTGATCGAGGGGGGCGACCACCGCCTGTCGGCCCCGAAGGACCTCGACCGCCTGATCGCGGCCGTGGCGGGAATGCGGGGCTAG
- a CDS encoding MFS transporter produces MPDTPSAEFPPSANSDRRALAVLFAIVFINLVGFGLVVPLLPFFGSSLKAAPWQVALMFSAYSVGQFFAEPFWGRLSDRIGRKPVLLITVAANAIGYLMLAFAPNIWVAIGIRLFTGLGAGNVSTVQGYVADVTPPEKRAGRMGLIGAAFGAGFIAGPGLSGVLVREDLGRLGYQLPIFAACGLAILAALGVLFLLKESLVRRDGAAPARTPFLGGVRDAAANPVVSRVILVTLIYMAGFSGMESTFGLFTGARFGWGAREVAFSFMAVGIVSVICQSAVTGRLSRRFGESRMLAVGCLLFGCGLLGQMLAPVAWAVPVAMSVGAFGMAMTMPNISAMISRATAADRQGAMLGLNMAASSSGRIFGPVVAGAMFSGLGHDWPLAVGAALMIPAALMAVNAGRAVARQSTVPLPAE; encoded by the coding sequence ATGCCCGACACGCCCAGCGCCGAATTTCCGCCGTCCGCCAATAGCGACCGGCGCGCCCTGGCGGTGCTGTTCGCCATCGTCTTTATCAATCTGGTCGGGTTCGGCCTGGTCGTACCGTTGCTGCCGTTCTTCGGAAGCAGTCTGAAGGCCGCGCCCTGGCAGGTCGCGCTGATGTTCTCGGCCTATTCGGTGGGGCAGTTCTTCGCCGAGCCGTTCTGGGGCCGGCTGTCGGACCGGATCGGGCGCAAGCCGGTGCTGCTGATCACGGTCGCGGCCAATGCGATCGGCTATCTGATGCTGGCCTTCGCCCCCAACATCTGGGTCGCCATCGGCATCCGGCTGTTCACCGGCCTGGGGGCCGGCAATGTCTCCACGGTCCAGGGCTACGTCGCCGACGTCACTCCGCCAGAGAAGCGCGCGGGTCGCATGGGGCTGATCGGGGCGGCCTTCGGGGCCGGCTTCATCGCCGGGCCGGGCCTGAGCGGCGTTCTGGTGCGCGAGGACCTGGGGCGGCTGGGCTATCAGCTGCCGATCTTCGCTGCCTGTGGACTGGCGATCCTGGCGGCGCTGGGGGTCCTGTTCCTGCTGAAGGAGAGCCTCGTCCGGCGAGACGGCGCTGCGCCGGCCCGGACCCCCTTCCTCGGCGGCGTCAGGGACGCAGCTGCCAATCCGGTGGTGTCGCGGGTGATCCTGGTCACCCTGATCTACATGGCCGGGTTCTCGGGTATGGAATCGACGTTCGGCCTGTTCACGGGCGCGCGGTTCGGCTGGGGGGCGCGCGAGGTGGCGTTTTCCTTCATGGCCGTCGGCATCGTGTCGGTGATCTGCCAGTCGGCGGTCACGGGGCGGCTGTCGCGCCGGTTCGGCGAAAGCCGGATGCTGGCGGTCGGCTGCCTGTTGTTCGGCTGTGGGCTTCTGGGCCAGATGCTGGCCCCGGTCGCCTGGGCCGTGCCGGTGGCGATGAGCGTGGGGGCCTTCGGCATGGCCATGACCATGCCCAACATCTCCGCCATGATCTCGCGTGCCACCGCCGCCGACCGCCAAGGGGCCATGCTGGGGCTGAACATGGCGGCCAGTTCGTCGGGGCGGATCTTCGGACCGGTGGTGGCGGGCGCCATGTTCTCCGGCCTCGGCCACGACTGGCCCCTGGCCGTGGGGGCCGCCCTTATGATCCCGGCGGCACTGATGGCCGTCAATGCCGGGCGGGCCGTGGCGCGGCAATCGACGGTTCCGCTGCCGGCCGAGTGA